The segment CGCGCACATCGGCCAGCCCCATGCCATAGGCGGAAAGCACCCCCGCCAGCGGATGGATCATCACCCGCTCCATGCCCAGCGCATCGGCGACGAGACAGGCATGCTGCCCGCCCGCCCCACCGAAACAGGCAAGCGTGTAACGCGACACATCATGTCCGCGCGCCACCGATATCTGCTTGATCGCATTGGCCATACTCTCGACCGCAATGCGCAGGAAGCCGCGCGCCACTTCCTCGGGCGTCATCGGCATGCCCGTCGCGGCGGAGATCTCGCCCGCCAGCGCTTCGAACTGGACGCGCACGCGCTCCACATCGATCGGCTGATCACCATCGGGTCCGAACACCGCTGGGAAATGCGCGGCGCGGATCTTGCCGAGCAGCACATTGCAATCGGTTACCGTCAGCGGCCCGCCGCGCCGGTAACAGGCCGGTCCCGGCACCGCGCCCGCCGATTCCGGGCCTACGCGCAGGCGCTGGCCATCGAACGCGCAGATCGATCCGCCGCCCGCCGCAACCGTATGGATCTCTAGCATCGGCGCACGCACGCGCACCCCGGCCACCATGGTTTCGCCGGTCCGCTCATATTCGCCCGCATAATGCGACACATCGGTGGAGGTGCCGCCCATGTCGAACCCGATGATCCGGTCGCACCCCGCCTCGGCCGCCGTCTTCACCATGCCGACAATCCCACCCGCCGGGCCCGACAGGATCGCATCCTTGCCCTGGAAGCGCGCGGCGTCGATCAGCCCGCCGTTCGACTGCATGAAGAGCAGCCTTGTGTCCTGCCCCAGCGCGGCCACCACCTTGTCGACATAACGGCGCAGCACCGGGGAAAGATAGGCGTCGACCACGCTGGTATCGCCGCGTCCGACCAGCTTGATCAGCGGGCCGACCTCATGGCTCACCGAAATCTGGGTGAACCCCACTGCGCGCGCGATTTCCGCCAGCCGCGCCTCATGCGCACTCCAGCGCCAGCCATGGATCAGCACGATCGCGATCGCGCGAAACCCGTCGGCAAAGGCTTCGACAAAAGCGGCGCGGGCACCCTCCGCGTCGAGCGGGGCCAGCGTCTTGCCCTCGGCGGTCACGCGCTCGTCAATCTCGACCACGCGTTCATACAGCGGTTCAGGCAGGATGATGTTGCGCGCAAAGATATTGGGCCGCGCCTGATGGCCGATGCGCAGCGCATCGCCAAAGCCGCGCGTGATCGCCAGCAGCACGCGTTCGCCCTTGCGCTCGAGCAGCGCGTTGGTGGCTACGGTGGTGCCCATCTTGACGCTTTCAATGGCTCCGTCGCCATGCGTCGCCATCAGCCGGCGGATGCCCGCCACCGCCGCATCGTCATAGCTTTCGGGATTGTCCGAAAGCAGCTTGGCGGTGACGAGCGCGCCGTCGGAGCGACGCGCGACAATATCGGTGAACGTACCGCCGCGATCGATCGAGAAGGCCCAGTTGCTCACGGACGCGCCAGCACGCGCGCGGTGATCGCGTCCAGCTTGGCAAGCAGCGCCGGATCGCGCTTTTCGGGCGCGGTCATCAGCGCAACGTCGAGCACGGTATCGATCGGCGAGGCCGCACGCGTGGCGGGCAGGCTCTGCGCGAATTCGCGCACAAGGCGCTTGGCGGCATCGCCGTTTGCGCGCAGCTGCGCGATCACCGCGTCCACCTCGACATGATCCTCCCCGTCACGCCAGCAATCATAATCGGTGACCATGCCAACGAGCGCGAACGGCATTTCGGCCTCGCGGGCGAGCTTTGCCTCGGGCATCGCGGTCATGCCGATCACGTCGCAGCCCCAGCTGCGGTACATCAGGCTTTCGGCGCGGGTCGAAAATTGCGGCCCTTCCATCGCCAGATAGGTGCCGCCGTCATGGATATCAGCCCCCGCCTTGCGTCCGGCGTCGGACAGCATCGTCGACAGGCGCGGGCAGACCGGATCGGCCACCGAGACATGCGCGACCAGCCCGGTGCCGAAAAAGCTCTTGCGCCGTGCAAAGGTGCGGTCGATGAACTGGTCGACGACGACGAACTTGCCCGGCGGCAGATGTTCCTGAAGCGATCCGATGGCAGACAGCGAGATGATGTCGGTGCAGCCCGCGCGTTTCAGCGCATCGATATTGGCGCGCGCGTTGAGGTCGCTCGGCGCCAGCCTGTGGCCGCGTCCGTGGCGCGGCAGGAAAACGAATTTCACACCCGCGATCCGGCCGATGCGCAGCGCGTCCGAGGGCTGACCCCATGGGCTGTCGACGTTCACCCATTCGGCGTCCTCGAACCCGTCGATATCGTAAAGTCCCGACCCGCCGATTACGCCGATCACCCACTCGCTCATACTGACGCTACCCCCTGAAAAGTTCGGCAGCACATCAACACCTCAGGCGCGGTCTCGGCAAGGGCCTTCGTTCAGGGGCAGGTGCTCAGGAAGCGGGCATCGTGGCGATCCACTCACGCATCAGCGCAACCGCCTCGTCATGCACCGTCGCACGCCCCACTTCGGGCATGGCGATCCCCGGTTCGGCCGTGTTCATCCGGTAAAGAAGGATCGACTGGTCGGGATGCCCCGGCGCAATGTCGAGATCGAGCCCGCCCGATCCGCGTCCGGCCGCCACCGGCCGCTTGCCCACGCCAATAGCCACGCGGTCCTGTTCGTCATAGCCGAGGAACAGCCCCGAATTGCTTGCCGCGCCTGCGCGGCTATGGCAATGCGCGCAATTGACGTCGAGATAGGCGCGCGCGCGCTTGTCCACGCTGCCCGATGCCGGGTCGTCCCAACGCGGCAGGCGGGGGGCATCGGCAGGCACGGCATCGAGCAGGCCGCGTGCATAGAGCCGCTCGAGCCGCCGCCCGTCATTCAGGTTGCGCGCCCGGGGGCCGATGGGAATGATCGCCCCCGCCGCGCCGTGGCATTCCTTGCACTGGTTCTGGTTGGGCACCGCATAGCTGATCGCGCGCCGTGCGCCCTTCAGATCGGTCCACTGCACATCGATGCGCGTGCCGCCCCGGCGCAGCACCGCCTCAGTCCGCTCGGCATTCCAGACATAGGGGAGCGCAATCCATCCGTTCGCCCGGCGCAGCAGCACGCGCGTCTCCAATATCCGCACATCACGGTCGGGCGCGCGCATATCGGCGGGGTAGCCAAAGCTCTTGATCAGCGCGCTGCCCACGGGGAAATCGAGCACGCCGTCCGCCCGGTAGCCGATCTTCTGCCCCGGTGGGACATAGATGAACCGGAACTTCTCCGCATAATCCGAAAACAACGGGGTATTGAGCGTATAGGGCTCAACCCGCGCATTGGGCTGCGTCGCCGCCGCGTCGAGAAAGAACCGATATTCGGACAGGCGCTGCGGCAGCGCATCGCCCGTGATCACCGCATCGGCCACGCCCAGCGACGGGCTGGCGCTCACCAGTGCCAGCCACAGAAAGAGCGGCGCAAGCGGGCGGATCACCGGATCGCGGCCTCCATCGCCGCCGGCAGCACGACCGCGATCGGTTCGGCCAACGGAGCGCCGGCGGACAGGTCGACCCGCGCGGGCTGTGCCTCGGTCATCGGGGAATCGGGGCGCTTCAGGTTGAGCGAGAGCACGGGCACGTCCTCACGCACCTGGAGCACCGCCTTGCCCGCGCCCGTGCCATCCCACAGGATTGGCGGCAGGCTGCCGCCGAATGCCGCTGCCAGTTGCGCCCCGCCATCGAACCCCGGTGCCCACCCGGCCCGGCCATGATGGTTGTTGCGCACCACGATATCGCGGGCGAGCGGATCGTAATTCTTGTCGTCGAACGCCTGCTTGTACGCAATTACCATCACATTGGCGGTGGCATTGCCGCGAAAGCGGTTCTCGAACACATGGACGTTGCGATTGGCCATCACCATCACGCCCGTGCCCATCGGAACGCTCGCCACGATATTGCCCTTGGGGGCGAAATTGGGCGTGTCGTTTTCCGCCACGTCATTGTTGAACACGCGCACGCTGTGCCCGCCCATCTGCGGCAGGTTGGGCAGGTCGAAAACAAGGATCCCGCCGGTATTGCGCGTCGCCCGGTTGTTGTGGACGTCGGCGTTGTAGCTGTTCTCGATCTCGATCCCGGCGACGTTGAACATCGCGTTCGAATTGCGCACGACGATGTTCTTCGACTGGCCGACATAGATGCCCGCATCCGACGCGCCCTTCACGGTCACCGCGTCAACAAGCACATCGGTCGATTCCACCGGATAGACGCCGTAGGCGCCATTGGTGGCCTTGGGCCCGCCGGTCCACTCGACACGGACATTGTGATAGACGATCCGGTCGGCGCCCTTGGACTTGATCCCGTCGCCCTTCGAATCCTCGACCGCGAAATCGCGCAGCACGACATCGTCCGAGGTGACGAGCAGCCCCTCGCCCGCAGCCTTTTGTCCCTTGAAACTGAGCACCGTGGCATCCGGCCCCGCGCCGCGCACGGTGACCTTGCCCACATCGAGCGAGAGCCCATCGGTCAGGTCGAAGCGCCCCGCACCGATCTGGACGACATCGCCCGGTTCCGCCTCGATAAGGGCGGTCTGCAGGCGCTCCTGCGCATCCGCGCCCGCCTCCACCGAGATGATCTTTGCCTGAGCCGGGCCCGCGATCGTCGCGCAGCCAAGCGCCATCAGCGCCACCGTGCCGTTCAGCTTCATCCTCAGCACCCCTTGTTTCTGCCAGGGCTTGTCCTCGCCTAGGGATGAAGCGCGCTTACATGAATGTCAACGACGAGCACGCGCTTACAATTCGCGACAATTTTCCGGGGGTTCTGACAAAGTTGTGCGACAGTTGGCGCGCACTTTCTCCTCAACGCCACGTGGCGGAGTAAAGGAGTAAGTCACCATGAAAAAGTTCATCATCGCCAGCCTCGCCGCCACGCTACTCGCAACCCCGGTACTGGCAGCCCCCTATCAGAGCGGTGACCGCCACGATCGCACCGAACAGCGCCACGACCGCGTCGAACAGCGCCACGATCACCGCGCGCCCAACAAGAAGGTCGATTTCCGCAACTGGAAGAAAGGCGACCGGTTCGATCAGCGGCATGCGCACAACTACCGCGTGATCAAGAACCCCCGCGCCTACCGGCTGAATGCAGCACCGCGCGGCCATCAATGGGTCCGCTCGGGCAATGATGCGGTACTGGTCGCCTATAAGGGCAACCATGTCGCCAATGTGAAATACGGCGTGTTCCGCTGATCTCTTGACGAAGGGCCCCGGATCGCTCCGGGGCCCTCGGTTTTACGGGGTCAGGC is part of the Sphingomonas sp. C3-2 genome and harbors:
- a CDS encoding SO2930 family diheme c-type cytochrome, with product MIRPLAPLFLWLALVSASPSLGVADAVITGDALPQRLSEYRFFLDAAATQPNARVEPYTLNTPLFSDYAEKFRFIYVPPGQKIGYRADGVLDFPVGSALIKSFGYPADMRAPDRDVRILETRVLLRRANGWIALPYVWNAERTEAVLRRGGTRIDVQWTDLKGARRAISYAVPNQNQCKECHGAAGAIIPIGPRARNLNDGRRLERLYARGLLDAVPADAPRLPRWDDPASGSVDKRARAYLDVNCAHCHSRAGAASNSGLFLGYDEQDRVAIGVGKRPVAAGRGSGGLDLDIAPGHPDQSILLYRMNTAEPGIAMPEVGRATVHDEAVALMREWIATMPAS
- a CDS encoding RcnB family protein — translated: MKKFIIASLAATLLATPVLAAPYQSGDRHDRTEQRHDRVEQRHDHRAPNKKVDFRNWKKGDRFDQRHAHNYRVIKNPRAYRLNAAPRGHQWVRSGNDAVLVAYKGNHVANVKYGVFR
- a CDS encoding S-methyl-5'-thioadenosine phosphorylase, which encodes MSEWVIGVIGGSGLYDIDGFEDAEWVNVDSPWGQPSDALRIGRIAGVKFVFLPRHGRGHRLAPSDLNARANIDALKRAGCTDIISLSAIGSLQEHLPPGKFVVVDQFIDRTFARRKSFFGTGLVAHVSVADPVCPRLSTMLSDAGRKAGADIHDGGTYLAMEGPQFSTRAESLMYRSWGCDVIGMTAMPEAKLAREAEMPFALVGMVTDYDCWRDGEDHVEVDAVIAQLRANGDAAKRLVREFAQSLPATRAASPIDTVLDVALMTAPEKRDPALLAKLDAITARVLARP
- a CDS encoding parallel beta-helix domain-containing protein, with protein sequence MKLNGTVALMALGCATIAGPAQAKIISVEAGADAQERLQTALIEAEPGDVVQIGAGRFDLTDGLSLDVGKVTVRGAGPDATVLSFKGQKAAGEGLLVTSDDVVLRDFAVEDSKGDGIKSKGADRIVYHNVRVEWTGGPKATNGAYGVYPVESTDVLVDAVTVKGASDAGIYVGQSKNIVVRNSNAMFNVAGIEIENSYNADVHNNRATRNTGGILVFDLPNLPQMGGHSVRVFNNDVAENDTPNFAPKGNIVASVPMGTGVMVMANRNVHVFENRFRGNATANVMVIAYKQAFDDKNYDPLARDIVVRNNHHGRAGWAPGFDGGAQLAAAFGGSLPPILWDGTGAGKAVLQVREDVPVLSLNLKRPDSPMTEAQPARVDLSAGAPLAEPIAVVLPAAMEAAIR